TTCTTGTGCTTCAATATGaagttaatttagatatttcttatattttaatatgaagTGATATTAGGTATTTTTTTATACTGAAGtatgaagttaggttaagtaCTTTTGACATGAGAAAGTATTTTAAACGTATTAAGTAATAAAAGGTATTAAATACTTTTTTTCCACATAAGCACGaggttcattaaaaaataacgaCGGTACTATTCTAATTTTCTGCAGATGTTTTCACTTAATAGAATAACAGTTTTGACCCTATTATGTCAATCAATGGCATCATTAGAGATAATAGTTTATATAGTTAtaaaagttatcaaatttaattacagCTTGTTCTAAATTAACTGTAAGTAAATAATTGCAAACTGCTAGTTCAATTCTAGCTTTACCCATATTTAATGtacgtatttaataaatattttcaatatttatattgaaaccaaactaaaaaattaaattaaattaaacgaatAATACGTAAACCAGCCTAATTCTTTATCTCAACAAAGGTTATTTTTGACATACTGTATTCCTAACAATTTTCacaaatgaaaacaaaaaatcTAAATTCCGTCATTTTGACAGATTTCGTAAACCCGATGCTCATTTCTCGTACAGCTGAAACGCAATCAAAGGGACTCGACCTTTCAACTTTCACGCGAGACCACATGCAAACGTATTGGtgataaaaattctgaaacggtACTCACCTTTACAGCCATCCTCGGACAAGCCGTAATGGTCGACGTCGCAGCGATCACACCGGAAGCCAAGGACGCCATCCGCGCACCTGCATTCACCGGTTACGGGATCGCAGACCTCGTCGAGGGCACCCACGTCGCAGTCGCATTCCCGGCAACCTGCAGTCACGTTCCCGTAACCCTCGATGCAAGAGGAACAGTCACGACCCTCGAACAAAGGCTTGCACGGACACTGACCGCTCCTTTGCTCGCATTCGACCGAACTGCTGCCCACAACATCGCATTCGCATGCTGCAACAACGCCATTTTTCTTTCCATAATTATGCAATTTAGTCTTTTCCAATTTTACATCTCTTTAAATTCATTTCATCATTTTAACACTGGAACACCGATCAAGATGACtggttttataatttcattttaaaattctttgttttacattttttttcaatGATGCGACGAAGGTCACGTTTGGACTTCATCATCTGCGATTTCGctctaattaaaatatattgtagttCATATGAAAATAGGGAGGGTTTATGTCATCATTTTACCGGTTTCGAATTagttaagaaataacaaattttcaaagtttgcaatttttgcccattatGGCGAAAATAAGTttcacttacaaatttttttctcagaaagtAGGGGAGACCGGGGCTAGTTGACTAacttttaacatatttaattattataaatgaacCATTGTTATTTTATTCACTTATTGTATGCCAATAGTTTATACATTTACTAAGGTATAAAGTGTAATTTTTAAAGCCGCTTTGATTAAATCTAAGTTGTAGTTTTTATCACATTTATGCAAGTGTGAGCAATAAGTCAACAAACCCCGGCTTTGGGGTTAGTTGACTTATATGACGGGGTTAGTTGACTTGACATTTACttttaagttttaaacaaaaactaataaacaaacaacatttattttttatatatattaattataacgctgaattttatttataaatcgtCATTTGAATTGCAATTTATACaaacgtaaaatattttatttaaaccgaTACACTTCTCGTGAGCCCATTTGCTGCAACGTGTGCATTGCACCCACTTATCACCACGAACGCTCTTACTATACAGTTCGTCGCATATTAAACATTCAGTATCATCTTCTGATACTGAAATCGGATCTCTGTTGGATGATGTGGATGCTGTGGCACTTAATTTCCGAAAAAGAGATTTTCGTGCGCTTTTAGTCCTGTTTCttacaattatatttctttCACGCGGGcatttcttttctttaattttttctttttcttgcttCAGTGCTTCTTTTACCGGTGTATCCGTCAAAATGGCACTGCGTCTCTTTCTTCTCGGTTTTCTAGTAGTCTGTCGTGCAGCTGCTTTCGGAAATGGTCTTACTTCTTCTGGACTGAATGTTTTATTTCCTTCTTcgtttttattgattttattttcatcTTCTTTCGCGTCAGGTGGACATTCATTTACATTTGCGTTTACTGTAGGTAGCTCTTCAGTGTCAATTATCAATTCAGTATTTTCATTGATGGGAGCAGGTCTGTctgttacatatgaagttaaaaaatcacTATCAGAAAAAATGTTATCGTTAAAAGGGCAAATTCCGGTTTTTTGGAAGCCAGCCATTATATTCACTGGTGTAGCAGCTAATGGTAAAACTGTTTTTATAATTCCAGGTATGTCATATATAGAAAATGTTTTACCAGGATTATTTACCATCCAATTATCAATAGCAgaattggtatatttttttaGTGGTCCATAAACACTTCTATCTAATGGTTGCAATTTGTGCGAACAATGCGGTGGAAACGATAAAACCGTGATGCCATTTTCTTTACAAATATCTAAAGCGGTTATCGAAAGGTGAGAATCGTGATTATCGAGCAACAAAAGGATGGGCCTTTCCTTCGTGCATTTCGTGTGATGAACAAAATGCTTAATAAATTTGACAAAGTGTTCTTCCTTCATCCATCCAGATGGATTGGCATCACCCAAGCTTCCGGTAGGCGCGTCTCTAATAAAATGATTCCGGTAATTCACTcgtggaaaaataaaaaaaggaggAATTGTGTTTCCACTTGCGGATACAGCAACAGTGAGGGTTACAAGTGTTCCTCTTTCGGCTGACACTAATTTACCAATCTGTTTAAAGCCACGTCGAGCTATAATTTTATCTGGCTTTTGCACTGTGGTTATACCCGTCTCATCAACATTCCATATATCCTTAGCTTCAAGACTAAGTCGATTATACACTATCTTTAAGTTTGAAAAAAACATTTCTacgtttgttttattaaatgagGTGGCTCTTGATAAGCTTGTTGCTTGTGGGCATCTTAAAGATAAGCTATTGTTTCGTTTAATAAAAGAAGCATACCAATCTGGCCCTGCCATTTTATTCTTGGTCCaattatttggaatttgaagtttATTTGAAACTGCATATTCATaagcaaattttctaaattgcttCGGCGTCAATCCGTAATAAATATCCGATGCTTGTTTTAAATAGTCAGATAAAAGATTCTCTGCTTCTTGAGAAAAAACTTGTCTCCCATTAAAATAACCAACACGGTTTAATGCAATTTCACCGGTTGTTAATTTCGCCTTTTTAACATAGCGTTCAAGCGttttttgtgaaattaaaaaatctttagcGACGCTATTAATGCTTCTACATTCATTTATAACGATTTTGACTGCCCGCAAAATAATATCTGTCGGTGTTTTTCCCTTATCAGTTTTTCGTTTGTAATTCCTCATGTTGATGCCTGCAagaaattgataattataatggGCAAAGCAAAATACAAATGAAACAAAAACAATATCCGGGGTTAGTTGACTAAGTCAAATAACCCCGAACATGATTAGTCAAATAGCCCCATTCGACATCTTTAACATTTTGGTTGCTTTATATCAATAACCTTTACGCATTGAATAAAGTAAAAACTGCAAATTATAGCCAACATATCACACttctgttaaatatttataaaaaaaatattaagctgTACTTActagataaaaatttataaattgtcagaAGGAAAATATTTACTTACCGCTATCGTTTTTGAATATTTCGCTCTCACTGATGTAAAATGCAAAATATTGTCACGGTAACAAACTCCATGATGGTTTAGACATTCATATGTTTAAAAACATCGATTGCAGCCGCATGCATgttataatatagaaattaaaggCAATTAGTCAACTAACCCCATTAGTCAACTAGCCCCGGTCTCCCCTACTCAActtatttagctaaatttttgtGAAGTTTATTCATGAAAGATTggactatttttaaatatttttaattctgtcaatttgttatgaaatgcaGCAAAATTTAAATAGTGGAATtcaataacatttcaattttatatcaatACAATAACTCAACTTATGTCAATTGCAGTTCAACAAAACTTTGTCCTGAATCATTCAAGCAGATAAATTCGACAATATGTACATCAAATGTACGAACAGCGATTCATGGGTTTTGTTAAAGTCGTTCCCGAGATTAAATCGATAGGTAGATAGTAAACCGAAAGATAGACGAGACTCGAAGTGAAACGGCGTGTTAGTAAATAAAAACAGGTGAATATTGCATTTATTCGCAATTCAATAAAATACCATTTATCCATAATTCAATAAAATGAGCGAGATAAGTCGAAGAACGTTAGAGCAGACTAGGTGTGCAACAACTCGCATAAAATATACCGAAGTACCTATATAACAATCAAAAGATATGACCGTTTTACGTCCGCGTTTCACATTCACGAGATATCGCGTGTTAATGGCGACGAAATGGCGAACCAGAAGTAACAGACGATACTCACGCAAGCAATTCTGTTCCAAGGGATTTCCGTAATGAGCCGGCTTGCACTTGTCACATTTCCAGCCTTCTGTGTTACCGCGACACTCTAAACAGCGTCCTGTTTCCTGATCACAAGGACCGCCACCGCAAAGACACGGTTCGCAGGTTCCgccgggaatttggggatttccaAAAAACCCTATGTCACAGCTGCGAACAAACccttaataaatatataggtaATAGAACTAGCAGTTAGAAGTGCATTCTAACTTTGACTGCTCTAGAGctcatttaatttttcagattaTCAGATCATTCGAAAATCAAGAATTTAATTAGCTAGTGAAAGTCTTTGTTGCGTACAAGAGTTCTCAATGAAGCtctcaaatataatttcataatctATTAATACTTTGCGGTCGTATGTTTACTCTCAGCCAACAAAGCTCTTTTACAGTTCCAGTCGTATGTCTGTTCTCAGATATTACAGTAAGGAACCATACTAATATTATACTTTATTCAACTATAATCAAAAAGCAATTTTTCGACGGGACCTGAAATTGTTAGACCTAATGTACCTCATAGGTTCATTGCACTGAACCTACCGACTTTTCAGACTCTTTTTCACAGATATACTACTTGAAACAATTATATTGAAAACAAATATGCcgaaaataaaatagaacagcagagcttatctgatcgatcaaCATGGAATTACGGGAGCGATGTGACGAAGGGAGAGTTAACAGCTCTTTTGGGTGTAATCTTTAAGAGGGGTACTATACCAGAtcctaatatgaaatattattggaCTAAGGAATATGTTGCGAATATGCCactttttagaaatatatttcgaaAGGAAAGATTACTTCAAATATTCTGAATGTTACATTTGAATGAAAAtgtttccaaaaattcaaatgtaACGACGAGAATCTAAAAAATGAGcaattttatcgattatattGATGGTAAATTCACaacagaattaataaattttgtttatcctTTATAATCTTACATGTTATGTCTCACTGCTCTTTCAAGGGAAATTAATTCCGACTAGTATTCCCATAACCAAAAATAcgaccgcaaagggttaatacttTCACTGCCACGTTACCCACATACGCAAcgcttaaattttgtatatctaTCACATATCTTACTAAAAATTTGATCTCTTATGTACTGAAAAATACTCGTAATAACTGCTTGAAGCTGTGAATAAAATTAACAGAATATGTGAAAATATTCGGTGAGGTTTGTTAGAAGCAAAATGACCTAACCAAATTGTTAACTGCTTCAGTAtgacagtcaacgtgttaaaatatattaataaaatattaactgcTTGAAActgtataataaaattgcagaatattgtgaaaatattcggTGAGGTTTGTTAGATGCAAAATGACCTAACCAAATTTGGTGGTTgtcaaaatggtaaaataaatgttttatcTTCAATTTATAATTACCTTTCACAGTGATCTCCTGTATAACCATTTGGACATTGCGTACACACGTATCCACTGTCAGCATCAGTAGGATCATCGAGCTGGCAATTTGGACTAAAGTTGTTGGATTCGATTAACAATGGACAGGCACATCTTTTGCAATCATTTGGGGTGCCTTTCAGAGCAATGCCATAGAAACCAGGGGCACATCGATCGCATTTTGGACCCACTGTATTGTGTTCACAGGACTATTAaagaaacataaaattataactgccgtgaaatttgataataatgctATTAGCACCATATGGTGGTGGTTAACGCGAAGAAAATTAACGAAATGAAaatcattttcttttaaaaGAAGATATTATTTTGTTTTGCTGGTCTATTTAAACATTCTATGAGTACAAAACAATTCTACTAATATCATTACAAACtatttaaaatacagaaatttcataTTGAACAAAAATTGTTTCATGGATTTTGCGGAGATgtttttcaaaaaatataaaattgcatattGGCACGTACTGTGttgaatatacatgtataagTCATTTTCAAAACCGATGCGTGATCGAATTTTCACAAGTACACTTTTGCTTTTAATAGCAACAGGTTACACTTtgctttatttatatttcagatATATTAGGAGTCACATCAGAATGTGAACTAACATTTTTTATAGTCGAATTTTACACTTACAATGCAAGTATCTTCTTAGCAGTGAAAGTAATGAAAAACtgtaagataattaatatattgtagAAATCATCACTTAGAAACAGAAAATCATTGCAAATTAGTAAAACTATTCGTTACCGAATTTTTCcactaattcaataatttgcaattaaaatttaaagtttaaagtttGTGTTTTTAAAAGTTAATGAAACGGCGAAACTATGGAAAATTGTCATGCTCCGATGTCaaccaaattttacaaattagctCTTTTTTGCAAAAGAAGATATTTATGCGAATGTTTTTGGTGACTTGTAGGAAAATTTTTAGTTATTCTTATGTCATTCCCTATATTATCAACGAGATACGGTATAGTGTGCGAATTGTTTTGAACACATAAACCACATCTTCGGACTCACGGAATATATTGTAACCAgcatgaaataaatattaataaatatataataaatatatggtaTATTaaccaataaaatcaatattaattgaatttttacgaaaatgGAACATATAACGCCATCTCCCGGCGAACAGgatgaactacacacttttgaaactgcagtttaattagttctcatCTTCTAACACTAGATGGCGGGGCGTAAGTCAGAAACCCTTAGGCTAATCAGGATTAGCCACAAAtggtaaaaattgataatagtttgATAAAGTCAAGACAATTCGAAGTTAATTAGTCTAGCAGCCTAATGGAATTcgatttatattataatcaGTTAAGTTAATAAAATCAACTAAGGCGAAGTGGGGtaaaagttcgtaaacggggcaagtgcatatacagacaatttttattacaatatgagcgaaatttctccatctaGTATGTTTGTTTCACTGAATCCTCCTCTATATTTCAGCTAAttgtacttgtttgcagtatagagtacttgcataatgcagtgaaaagcattttatatcagatttgttaataattctgctcttgccccattgcacatgaaataaagtttcaaagtatttaacttcaagttacgctcttaccccattttcggggaaagtgcaaagtagttgacattttaaacaatttcctatcaaaatcaaaatgtacaaggaaaattaaggtcctagttaatattaattaaatagtagtaattgtgcaaaacgttcgatatcgacagcgttaagtatttacatagtagactgaaaatacttacgtttaaataccaactttacaaaaaccagtctgcatttaCCGCACTTCATCTTACACTAATTAAATGAACCGAAAATGATACTCCTCTCGCTATCTAGCGGTACAAGATAAGAACTAACGAAATTGCAGTTTTTGAAGTGTGTAATTCACCCTGCTCACCgtagagatggcgccacttatttcatttttgcaaaaattcaaataatatcGATTTTACTGATGAATGTACTATACATTTATTCTAAATAtatctattaatatttattttatgctgaTTGCAATATATACCGTGGGTTCAAAGATGCGGATTATGCGTtcagaaaaatgtatatattacaCTCGGTCTTGTCGGTAATACAGAGAATAACCTTCGAATGGTACAAATTCGGTCGAGTCTTCTTCATTTCCTCTGCTACCACTTTTCGTGAATTACGACAATTCTGCAGTTCTACTGAGGTTGTAGAATAGTGCATTCGTTTCAGAAAAGCATGATaatcaataattttgaaaacaattccgattttctattttcttagtttcAACCAGCAGATGCTATCAGCAATACTTTTTTCGATCACATTCTATTTATTAATTGATTTTCTCGGTTTAAATAGACAATAATATGCTTCATCTTTCTTTAGAGGTCAATGCTAATTGTCTATAAGATATTTTTAACTGTTCACAAGCCAAGAAAAtcaataaatgtacaaattttattcgaaatttaaTTCCCTTAGTTCTCATCTTCCGCCGCTAGAGGCTAAGTCTTTTGTGGTCCATAAAACAGACTTTTCCGAACATAATGCTCTGGATCTTTTGTAAAAGCATTTCTCTTATCTTGTTGTTCttataaaacaatttacaaTCGTCAAAGGAACGTAAAATTGCTTTATTTTGTGGAAAAACGCAATTTTCTGTAACAGTAATTTCATATTCCACCAACAGGTGGTGCTGCAAGAATTGTTTTTGAACAGCgcacacaaaatattaattttaaaatatatgtatgaatgcttcgaactttttaaattaattactgcaCCATGAACTGTAGCCTTTACTGTcttttttacatattattaattcgcagaaatacttttattatcaatttatatttcaataccAAATTCAAGTATAAAAGAGCACGTTATATCTTGCCAATGGAATTCTTTTACTCTTTCGCTTctagtaattaaaataaattaccaaCTTTTAGTAGCATACGGCAATTACGTTAacaaatcataaaaattgttttattaacaaTATGATGGAGTATTTAGttttgttaatatgatcgattattAACCAACTGGGATAAATTGACATTCCTTTTGAAACTCACGCAaacaatattgaaaaatttataaatataagacATACAAACTATTTTCAGTATATTAAATTAGGCGGTAcatgaatattatattttgataataatatctttgtgtacaaattaatttaatatatcgaAAACATTACACAAGTCTCTTGTGTACACCTTTCCTCATTTCGTATTTGCAGGTATCTAACTATTTTATTAGTACATAAATGAGATAAACATAACATTTTGATTTAgagaataaaatttaagaaattagtcTCTGTTATCGAAGAAACTGCTCAGTtatgaatgaataataatttctactaatttaatgtgtagaaaaaataaataattaaaaatatgcaaaacgaaagaaaatattcTTTCAAACAAATCAGCTGTATGTTACTAGCATATTAACCGTAAGAATTTTTtgtcaatattaaaatagaacATAACTAAAAGTATCTTTAAAGAGGACGAAGAAACGTTTAACATGattgtttattatttctttatacaACTAAACATTCCTCTGCTATTAAAAATAACTTATGAGAGTTAATTTGGTATAAAAAAGCTTACTTTAACAAACGTGACAACAGCTCTCAATACTACATTTACATATTGTACTTCTCaagattattaattatatttcatcaaatcaATTAGTTAATCATGTTTATTGCACCaataaataaaagaacatatacaaaattataagaaGCAATTAAAAGTACTTACCGTACATTCTCCAAGCATAAGATCGCAGGTGCTCGCGTGTCCATTGCAGTCACATTTTATGCACGCGAGCTGATCCTGATGAACAGAGTCATTCCTGGTCACTTTCACGTATCCCCAGTCACAACTTTCGCAGGAAAGTCCTGTATATCCTTCAGGACATTCGCAAACTTCCACGAGACTGTTATATTCGCCGCTGTCCACGACTTCCCCGATCGACACTGTGGCAACCTGAAGACtgaaacacaaaaattattccaaaaaaTTTAATCATTGTCCATGAGTTTGAAACATGTCTTTAAAACAATTGTCATGTACCTAGCAATATTAttagttaaatataaataatgattaatatggaaatcattttcatattaatattagtgaatattaaatttttgagcatttatattttatagtagaACAGCATTTACgtttattattttgcaatttttttatttcgtaatttgtacaattattttgtacatttaaatatagttagaatgataaaatatgCTTCAACAAATTTATCTAATGGGATAACTATTCATAAAATGCTTGAacattcataaatattcataaagtgtttaaaatattcattgaaGAAAATGGTACACAGCTAAACATGGATAAATTATAGAAAAgttagaaaagttaaaaaagtacttagaatttattattgtattaatgaCATGTAATGATATAGTACACAGTTAAACTTGAGAGCATACGGTAATATACGTAGATGCCAGATGTTTTCCCACtgcaatttttccaaatattttatgatttctGGCCTCTACTCTAACAATAGGGTCTTTATAACTGCAATAAATACCCGAAGGTAATAAACGAAGATTTTCCTTGAATTCTTTCACATGTTAAGCGGAATGTTCAGACTACTGTTCCCTGATTCTATTTCGAATTTCAAGTCTCTTCTTTACTGAAATTCGGGAATGACAGAAATGGTGCCAGATAATTGTGTACACTAGTGGCTCTCAATCAGAGGTATGCAAGAGACAACTGTATGGAACGTGGGTAATTTGTATAATGTACGGTCAAACTATTTTATGACTCGAAACTCTATTTTTGATGTTAAATACGGAAACTTGAGGTGAAATTTATGTTTAACCTTTAACGGTCACATTGGGG
The Megachile rotundata isolate GNS110a chromosome 5, iyMegRotu1, whole genome shotgun sequence DNA segment above includes these coding regions:
- the LOC143264466 gene encoding uncharacterized protein LOC143264466; translated protein: MRNYKRKTDKGKTPTDIILRAVKIVINECRSINSVAKDFLISQKTLERYVKKAKLTTGEIALNRVGYFNGRQVFSQEAENLLSDYLKQASDIYYGLTPKQFRKFAYEYAVSNKLQIPNNWTKNKMAGPDWYASFIKRNNSLSLRCPQATSLSRATSFNKTNVEMFFSNLKIVYNRLSLEAKDIWNVDETGITTVQKPDKIIARRGFKQIGKLVSAERGTLVTLTVAVSASGNTIPPFFIFPRVNYRNHFIRDAPTGSLGDANPSGWMKEEHFVKFIKHFVHHTKCTKERPILLLLDNHDSHLSITALDICKENGITVLSFPPHCSHKLQPLDRSVYGPLKKYTNSAIDNWMVNNPGKTFSIYDIPGIIKTVLPLAATPVNIMAGFQKTGICPFNDNIFSDSDFLTSYVTDRPAPINENTELIIDTEELPTVNANVNECPPDAKEDENKINKNEEGNKTFSPEEVRPFPKAAARQTTRKPRRKRRSAILTDTPVKEALKQEKEKIKEKKCPRERNIIVRNRTKSARKSLFRKLSATASTSSNRDPISVSEDDTECLICDELYSKSVRGDKWVQCTRCSKWAHEKCIGLNKIFYVCINCNSNDDL